A single region of the Streptomyces sp. NBC_01262 genome encodes:
- a CDS encoding universal stress protein: MAVPLVVGIDGSEASLEAVDWAADEALRHEAPLHLLHAAADQEAPDLVAAASERVRKSAPAVRLSSEVLYEDAASALIGKGRNALALVLGSRGLGDLAGLLLGSVSLAVAAHADCPVVVVRGGVEHGHGRFGSVVVGVEDGEGSATALQFAFREAHVRRCRLVAVHAWSVPVGSPGPPGLSGYALQALRRPPAQVLADALRGPAQRYQDVPVSSEVVEGAARQALLDAASSADLLVVGARRRHGHVGLQLGLVNHAVLHHAPCPIVVVPQI; this comes from the coding sequence ATGGCGGTTCCCCTGGTGGTCGGCATCGACGGGTCCGAGGCGAGCCTGGAGGCCGTGGACTGGGCCGCAGACGAAGCTCTCCGGCACGAGGCGCCGCTCCATCTCCTGCACGCGGCAGCGGATCAGGAGGCGCCCGACCTGGTCGCCGCCGCCTCGGAGCGGGTCAGGAAGAGTGCACCTGCGGTACGGCTGTCGAGTGAGGTGCTGTACGAGGACGCGGCGTCCGCCCTGATCGGCAAGGGGCGCAACGCCCTCGCGCTGGTACTCGGGTCCAGAGGACTCGGAGATCTCGCCGGGCTGCTCCTCGGCTCGGTCAGCCTGGCTGTGGCCGCTCATGCCGACTGCCCGGTCGTCGTGGTGCGCGGCGGGGTGGAGCACGGGCACGGCCGGTTCGGGAGCGTCGTCGTCGGAGTGGAGGACGGGGAGGGCAGCGCTACGGCCTTGCAGTTCGCGTTCCGCGAGGCCCATGTGCGGCGCTGTCGGCTCGTGGCGGTGCACGCCTGGAGCGTTCCGGTCGGAAGCCCCGGGCCTCCGGGCCTGTCCGGATACGCCCTCCAAGCCCTCAGGCGCCCGCCGGCGCAGGTGCTCGCTGACGCGTTGCGCGGCCCCGCGCAGCGGTACCAGGACGTGCCGGTGAGCAGCGAGGTGGTCGAGGGCGCGGCACGACAGGCGCTCCTGGATGCCGCGTCCAGTGCTGATCTGCTCGTCGTCGGAGCCCGCAGACGACATGGGCACGTCGGGTTGCAGCTGGGCCTGGTCAACCACGCGGTGCTGCATCACGCGCCGTGTCCGATCGTGGTCGTTCCGCAGATATGA
- a CDS encoding nicotinate phosphoribosyltransferase — translation MSSAMTTDLYEVTMAMSYLREGMTGPATFSLFVRDMPPGRGFLVAAGLESTLGFLSGFRVGPEDVDAFASALHRPPRDLAPLLGMEFTGQVRAVPEGRIVLAGEPLLEVTASLPQAQLVETDVLNQVNHQTTIASKAARCVLAAAGHPVVDFSLRRTHGPQAGFQAARLSAMVGFAGTSNVAAATAEGLPAVGTMAHSYIEAFGSEKAAFQAFARSHPGPVTFLVDTYDTEEGVRVAARVLRDLDRGPGSAIRLDSGDLGALAVRARAILDAAGLPDVRIVASGGLDEYSVDELVRSGAPIDVYAVGTRVGVSADAPFLDSAYKMVEYDGRPVMKLSAAKVTAPGRKQVFRCPGYADVIGLADERPPAGGVPLLETVMRDGRRTDARPTLGECGERFAADVAVLPPAARRIRGPVAPGAVASGRLTALADRVRRRIEEETLAPAAALRSSGQTTSGSHRSVPG, via the coding sequence ATGTCCTCGGCAATGACCACTGATCTGTACGAGGTCACGATGGCGATGTCGTACCTGCGGGAGGGGATGACCGGCCCGGCGACGTTCAGTCTGTTCGTCCGTGACATGCCGCCCGGCCGCGGCTTTCTGGTGGCCGCCGGCCTGGAGTCGACGCTCGGCTTCCTGTCCGGCTTCCGGGTCGGCCCCGAGGACGTCGATGCCTTCGCCTCGGCGCTGCACCGGCCTCCGCGCGACCTGGCCCCGCTGCTCGGCATGGAGTTCACCGGCCAGGTGAGGGCGGTGCCGGAGGGGCGGATAGTCCTCGCGGGAGAGCCACTGCTGGAGGTGACAGCTTCGCTTCCGCAGGCGCAACTGGTCGAGACGGACGTGCTCAACCAGGTCAATCACCAGACGACGATTGCCTCCAAGGCCGCACGGTGTGTCCTGGCCGCGGCGGGACACCCGGTCGTGGACTTCTCTCTACGACGCACCCACGGCCCCCAGGCCGGTTTCCAGGCCGCCCGGCTGAGCGCGATGGTCGGCTTCGCCGGAACGAGCAACGTCGCGGCGGCCACCGCCGAAGGGCTGCCCGCCGTCGGCACGATGGCCCACTCGTACATCGAGGCGTTCGGATCGGAGAAGGCGGCGTTCCAAGCCTTCGCCCGGTCCCATCCGGGCCCGGTGACGTTCCTGGTGGACACCTACGACACCGAGGAGGGGGTCCGGGTCGCGGCGCGCGTGCTGCGGGACCTGGACCGCGGGCCTGGCTCGGCGATCAGGCTGGACAGCGGCGACCTGGGCGCTCTGGCCGTACGGGCGCGGGCCATTCTGGATGCGGCCGGGCTGCCGGATGTCCGCATCGTGGCCAGCGGCGGTCTCGACGAGTACTCCGTGGACGAACTCGTCCGTTCGGGGGCACCGATCGACGTCTACGCCGTCGGCACCCGGGTCGGAGTCTCGGCCGACGCCCCGTTCCTGGACTCCGCGTACAAGATGGTCGAGTACGACGGCCGGCCGGTGATGAAACTGTCCGCTGCCAAGGTGACCGCCCCTGGGCGGAAGCAGGTGTTCCGTTGCCCCGGTTACGCCGACGTGATCGGTCTCGCCGATGAGAGGCCGCCTGCCGGAGGCGTGCCGTTGCTGGAGACGGTGATGCGGGACGGGCGGCGCACCGACGCGCGGCCCACGCTCGGCGAGTGCGGGGAGAGATTCGCTGCCGATGTGGCCGTGCTGCCACCGGCGGCCCGACGGATCCGGGGCCCCGTCGCACCGGGGGCGGTGGCCTCCGGGCGGCTGACCGCACTCGCCGACCGGGTCCGGCGCCGCATCGAGGAGGAGACCCTGGCCCCGGCCGCGGCCCTGCGGAGCTCTGGGCAGACCACGTCCGGATCGCACCGGTCCGTACCGGGATGA
- a CDS encoding DUF1876 domain-containing protein yields MPHTVEWKVRLYLFEDEGSTKARAVVDTGATALTGHGVAHRNPADTDVPEIGDELAAGRAMYDLAQQLVGAAERDIEGVRAPATRRNTRSMPGWQWPQ; encoded by the coding sequence ATGCCGCATACCGTGGAGTGGAAGGTTCGCCTCTACCTTTTCGAGGACGAGGGATCGACGAAAGCACGTGCGGTGGTTGATACCGGAGCCACGGCGCTCACCGGCCACGGGGTCGCGCACCGCAACCCCGCGGACACCGATGTACCGGAGATCGGTGACGAACTGGCGGCGGGCAGGGCCATGTATGACCTCGCCCAGCAGTTGGTGGGTGCCGCCGAGCGCGACATCGAGGGCGTGCGCGCGCCTGCGACCAGGCGCAATACCCGTTCGATGCCTGGATGGCAATGGCCGCAGTGA
- the polX gene encoding DNA polymerase/3'-5' exonuclease PolX, producing MARPNDEVEALLREYADLIAITGGDAFKARAYEKAARAIGGHPADVSQLDAAGLREIPGVGKSIAAKVVEYFRTGSVTVVEDKRARIPAGVRELITIPTLGPGKAMTLYEDLHISSVDELADAIRAEKLRGLKGFGKKTEENILHGIALMRQAGGRILLNAAMDPAEDIVAELAGTAGCKHCAYAGSLRRMKESIGDIDILVAADRTAPFMDALTELPSTAEIIVHGGKKTSVRTVEGVQVDLRVLPPDSWGAGLQYFTGSKAHNIRTRTIAVRQGLKLSEYGLFEADSGKRIASRTEDEVYARLGLPWIPPTLREDRGEIEAGVRGELPEVVTERDIRGDLHTHTDLTDGLAPLEEMVRAAAGHGYAYYAVTDHAPNLYMQRMTDEKILAQRERVRELDGTHHRMRLLHGTELNIGPDGEVDWPDEFLEGFDLCVASVHSHFGLGREAMTRRIVRACENPHVNVIGHPTTRLIGKRPGIDADFDEVFAACARTGTALEVNAQPDRLDLGDEDILRAKRYGAKFAVDTDAHSVLHLAYLRYGVGTAQRGWLTKDDVINTWPLGRLRRFLRKRQVV from the coding sequence GTGGCCCGGCCCAACGATGAGGTCGAGGCGCTCCTGCGGGAGTATGCGGACCTCATCGCGATCACGGGAGGCGATGCGTTCAAGGCGCGCGCCTATGAGAAGGCCGCCCGCGCGATCGGCGGCCATCCCGCCGATGTCTCGCAACTGGATGCCGCGGGTCTGCGGGAGATTCCGGGGGTGGGCAAGTCGATCGCCGCGAAGGTCGTCGAGTACTTCCGCACCGGCAGTGTCACCGTGGTGGAGGACAAGCGGGCCAGAATCCCCGCCGGCGTGCGGGAGCTCATCACAATCCCCACGCTCGGGCCCGGAAAGGCGATGACACTCTACGAGGACCTGCACATCTCCTCGGTCGACGAACTGGCCGATGCCATCCGGGCGGAGAAGCTGCGCGGGCTGAAGGGCTTCGGCAAGAAGACCGAGGAGAACATCCTGCACGGCATCGCCCTCATGCGGCAGGCAGGCGGTCGGATCCTGCTGAACGCCGCCATGGACCCGGCCGAGGACATCGTGGCCGAACTGGCCGGGACAGCGGGCTGCAAGCACTGCGCGTACGCCGGATCGCTGCGCCGCATGAAGGAGAGCATCGGCGACATCGACATCCTCGTCGCGGCGGACCGGACGGCCCCGTTCATGGACGCGCTCACCGAACTGCCGTCGACCGCCGAGATCATCGTCCACGGCGGGAAGAAGACATCGGTCCGCACCGTGGAGGGTGTCCAGGTCGACCTGCGGGTACTGCCGCCGGATTCCTGGGGCGCCGGCCTGCAGTACTTCACCGGCTCGAAGGCGCACAACATCCGCACCCGCACGATTGCCGTCCGGCAGGGGCTGAAGCTCTCCGAGTACGGGCTGTTCGAGGCGGACAGCGGCAAGCGGATCGCCTCCCGGACCGAGGACGAGGTGTACGCCAGGCTCGGCCTGCCCTGGATCCCGCCCACGCTGCGCGAGGACCGGGGTGAGATCGAGGCCGGTGTGCGCGGTGAGCTGCCCGAGGTGGTCACCGAGCGGGACATCCGCGGTGACCTGCACACCCACACCGACCTCACCGACGGCCTGGCCCCGCTGGAGGAGATGGTCCGCGCCGCCGCCGGACACGGCTACGCGTACTACGCGGTCACCGACCATGCCCCGAACCTGTACATGCAGCGCATGACCGACGAGAAGATCCTGGCCCAGCGCGAGCGGGTGCGGGAACTCGACGGCACACACCATCGGATGCGGCTGCTGCACGGCACCGAGCTGAACATCGGCCCGGACGGGGAGGTGGACTGGCCCGACGAGTTCCTGGAAGGCTTCGACCTGTGCGTGGCCTCGGTGCACTCGCACTTCGGCCTCGGCCGAGAGGCGATGACCAGGCGGATCGTACGCGCGTGCGAGAACCCCCATGTCAACGTCATCGGCCACCCGACCACCCGGCTGATCGGCAAACGCCCGGGCATCGACGCCGACTTCGACGAGGTGTTCGCCGCCTGCGCCCGGACCGGCACCGCGCTGGAGGTCAACGCCCAGCCCGACCGCCTGGACCTGGGCGACGAGGACATCCTGCGCGCCAAGCGGTACGGCGCGAAGTTCGCCGTCGATACCGACGCCCACTCCGTCCTTCACCTGGCGTACCTGCGGTACGGAGTCGGAACGGCGCAACGTGGATGGCTCACCAAGGACGACGTGATCAACACCTGGCCCCTGGGGCGGCTGCGCCGCTTCCTGCGCAAAAGGCAAGTTGTATGA
- a CDS encoding pyridoxal phosphate-dependent decarboxylase family protein — MHELLTHTLKHAEHYLSGLDQRPVAVPTDPAQVRARFDGPLPSGPSDPLTVIDELVAAAEPALVATAGPRYFGFVTGGSLPAALAADWLTSAWDQLAGAYVASPAASAAEAVAADWLAELFGLPPGVSCGFVTGATMANFTGLAAARHAVLKRRGIDIDRVGLAGAPPVHVLAGAERHVSIDLALRHLGIGTDHLTLVDVDDQGAMRPDDLATHLHRLSGQPLIVCAQSGNVNTGAFDPLTAICREAHKAGAWTHVDGAFGLWAAASPSLARHVTGLDMADSWAVDAHKWLNVPYDNAVVFIRDPTEHRAATGKTAPYMVSGGDDARENYQYTPETSRRARGFTVYAALRSLGRSGITDLIDRNCAQARRLAEALAAEPHIDILNDVVLNQVMARFRDPAGQDDDARTRTVIERIHTDGTAWAGTTAWRGLTALRVSVSGWMTTDADVDRAVHAIRHAASTP, encoded by the coding sequence ATGCACGAGCTGCTGACCCACACGCTCAAGCACGCCGAGCACTACCTGTCGGGGCTGGACCAGCGGCCCGTCGCCGTGCCCACCGACCCCGCCCAGGTCCGCGCCCGGTTCGACGGGCCGCTGCCCAGCGGCCCCAGCGATCCGCTCACCGTCATCGACGAACTCGTCGCGGCGGCCGAACCCGCACTGGTTGCCACCGCCGGCCCCCGCTACTTCGGCTTCGTCACCGGCGGAAGCCTGCCCGCGGCCCTGGCCGCCGACTGGCTGACCTCCGCCTGGGACCAGCTCGCCGGAGCCTACGTCGCCTCCCCGGCCGCGTCCGCCGCCGAAGCTGTCGCCGCCGACTGGCTGGCCGAACTCTTCGGCCTGCCCCCGGGCGTCTCCTGCGGCTTCGTAACCGGCGCCACCATGGCCAACTTCACCGGGCTCGCCGCCGCCCGGCACGCCGTGCTCAAGCGCCGCGGCATCGACATCGACCGCGTCGGACTCGCCGGAGCACCCCCAGTACACGTCCTGGCCGGCGCGGAACGCCACGTCAGCATCGACCTGGCCCTGCGCCACCTCGGCATCGGCACCGACCACCTCACCCTTGTCGACGTCGACGACCAAGGCGCCATGCGGCCGGACGACCTCGCCACCCACCTGCACCGCCTCTCCGGACAGCCCCTGATCGTCTGCGCCCAAAGCGGCAACGTCAACACCGGCGCCTTCGATCCCCTGACCGCCATCTGCCGGGAGGCACACAAGGCCGGTGCCTGGACGCACGTCGACGGAGCCTTCGGCCTGTGGGCCGCTGCCAGCCCATCCCTCGCCCGCCACGTCACCGGACTCGACATGGCCGACTCCTGGGCCGTCGACGCACACAAATGGCTCAACGTCCCCTATGACAACGCCGTGGTCTTCATCCGCGACCCCACCGAACACCGCGCGGCCACCGGCAAAACCGCCCCCTACATGGTCAGCGGCGGAGACGACGCCCGCGAGAACTACCAATACACCCCGGAAACCTCCCGCCGCGCCCGCGGATTCACCGTCTACGCGGCCCTGCGCAGCCTCGGACGATCCGGCATCACCGACCTCATCGACCGCAACTGCGCCCAGGCCCGCCGCCTCGCCGAGGCACTGGCGGCCGAACCGCACATCGACATCCTCAACGACGTGGTCCTCAACCAGGTGATGGCCCGCTTCCGCGACCCGGCAGGCCAGGACGACGACGCCCGTACCCGAACCGTCATCGAAAGAATCCACACCGACGGGACCGCCTGGGCCGGAACCACCGCATGGCGCGGACTCACCGCCCTACGTGTCTCCGTGTCCGGGTGGATGACCACCGACGCCGACGTCGACCGTGCCGTACACGCCATCCGCCACGCAGCCTCCACACCATGA
- a CDS encoding FadR/GntR family transcriptional regulator, with protein sequence MTTARRQPNAQLRPVNRKPIYEQVSDRLREFIDVNQLQPGDRLMTERELAAQLEVGRSSIREAITALRARGIVEVRHGEGIYLLRRPEDLISSLASELVETHIDHPYIWETRQALETQCARLAATRATADDLGELDASLEAMATEIEAGEPGLEGDRRFHLGVATASHNPILIQLLNGIRSSLDRTSETSLTRPGQPATSLCDHRAILEAIRTGLPTKAADEMLRHLVTTTDALVADNRPEPTG encoded by the coding sequence ATGACGACGGCGCGTCGGCAACCGAACGCCCAACTGCGACCGGTGAACCGCAAGCCCATCTACGAGCAGGTCAGCGACCGGCTCCGCGAATTCATCGACGTCAACCAGCTCCAGCCCGGCGACCGGCTCATGACCGAACGCGAACTCGCCGCACAGCTGGAGGTCGGCCGCTCCTCGATCCGCGAGGCGATCACCGCCCTGCGCGCCCGCGGCATCGTCGAGGTCCGCCACGGCGAGGGCATCTATCTCCTGCGCCGCCCCGAAGACCTCATCTCGTCACTGGCCAGCGAACTCGTCGAGACCCACATCGACCACCCCTACATCTGGGAAACCCGCCAGGCGCTGGAAACCCAGTGCGCCCGCCTCGCCGCCACCCGCGCCACCGCCGACGACCTGGGCGAACTCGACGCCTCTCTCGAAGCGATGGCAACGGAGATCGAGGCGGGAGAACCCGGGCTGGAAGGCGACCGGCGCTTCCACCTCGGCGTGGCCACCGCCTCCCACAACCCGATCCTCATCCAGCTCCTCAACGGGATCCGCTCCTCCCTGGACCGGACATCCGAAACCTCTCTCACCCGGCCCGGCCAGCCCGCCACCTCCCTGTGCGACCACCGCGCCATCCTGGAGGCCATCCGCACCGGCCTGCCCACCAAGGCAGCCGACGAGATGCTGCGCCATCTGGTGACCACCACCGACGCTCTCGTCGCGGACAACCGGCCCGAACCCACCGGCTGA
- a CDS encoding APC family permease, which yields MATEAVDAPDASRPTAPASRHTGLAPRSMGLWGVIFTILAGAAPLYAMLFNVPLTVQGGGYAGPAAFVLATIALLVFSVGYIRMSQKVRSAGGFYSFVTAGLGKVTGLGTAYVISGCYIVFCAAIIGPTAYFTHGSLKHWFGLSVPTWLLLFVILALSTVLSWFRIGLTARVLSALMVLELLGLAVFVVAVGVRGGAHGLSAQPLNPVSLFGNGQAVRVFGTAAAGIALFGAFWSWVGFEMAPNYAEESRDPARTGRRAMYTTVIGLGVIYTLVSFCFVNGWGVAEVSQAVKAQFDGTYDSAFYPLTDRFGTRALTEYFRVLTITSGFAAQLAFYNTASRYLFSLGREQVLPGWLATTHRAHRSPHRAGMMVTAIVALYMLAFVVADPSTLATLTKLGTWSPLLGVLGLLAVQALVCVAIIRYFLVHARTDFRPWATLIAPVLGCLAMLGGVTLLLTNSTALSGAGDALFIRAMPWVILALFATGVATALVFRSRDSARYDGIGSFTSFHD from the coding sequence ATGGCCACCGAAGCAGTCGACGCGCCGGACGCGTCCAGACCCACCGCCCCGGCCAGCCGGCACACCGGACTCGCACCCCGGTCGATGGGGCTCTGGGGAGTGATCTTCACGATCCTTGCCGGCGCGGCACCCCTGTACGCGATGCTCTTCAACGTGCCCCTGACCGTCCAGGGCGGCGGCTACGCCGGGCCGGCGGCCTTCGTCCTGGCCACCATCGCCCTACTGGTCTTCTCCGTCGGCTACATCCGCATGTCGCAGAAGGTCCGCAGCGCCGGCGGGTTCTACAGCTTCGTCACCGCCGGCCTGGGCAAGGTGACCGGCCTGGGCACCGCCTATGTGATCAGCGGCTGCTACATCGTCTTCTGCGCCGCCATCATCGGCCCCACCGCGTACTTCACCCACGGCAGCCTGAAGCACTGGTTCGGGCTCTCGGTCCCCACCTGGCTGCTGCTGTTCGTGATCCTGGCGCTGTCCACCGTGCTGTCCTGGTTCCGTATCGGACTGACCGCACGCGTCCTGAGCGCCCTGATGGTGCTGGAACTGCTGGGTCTGGCCGTCTTCGTGGTTGCCGTCGGGGTCCGCGGCGGCGCACACGGCCTGAGCGCACAGCCCCTCAACCCGGTCAGCCTGTTCGGCAACGGCCAGGCCGTCCGCGTATTCGGTACGGCGGCCGCCGGCATCGCGCTGTTCGGCGCGTTCTGGTCCTGGGTCGGCTTCGAGATGGCCCCCAACTACGCGGAGGAGAGCCGCGATCCGGCCCGGACCGGCCGCCGCGCGATGTACACGACCGTCATCGGCCTGGGCGTCATCTACACCCTGGTCTCCTTCTGCTTCGTCAACGGCTGGGGCGTCGCGGAGGTCTCCCAGGCCGTCAAAGCCCAGTTCGACGGCACCTACGACTCGGCGTTCTACCCCCTGACCGACCGCTTCGGCACCCGGGCCCTCACCGAGTACTTCCGCGTCCTGACCATCACCAGCGGTTTCGCCGCCCAGCTCGCCTTCTACAACACCGCCTCCCGTTACCTGTTCAGCCTCGGCCGCGAGCAGGTCCTGCCCGGCTGGCTGGCCACCACCCACCGGGCACACCGCAGCCCGCACCGCGCCGGCATGATGGTCACCGCCATCGTCGCGCTGTACATGCTCGCCTTCGTGGTCGCCGACCCCTCCACCCTGGCCACTCTCACCAAGCTCGGCACCTGGAGCCCCCTGCTCGGCGTCCTGGGCCTGCTCGCCGTCCAGGCCCTGGTCTGCGTGGCGATCATCCGCTACTTCCTGGTCCACGCCCGCACCGATTTCCGCCCCTGGGCGACCCTGATCGCCCCCGTCCTCGGCTGCCTGGCCATGCTCGGCGGTGTCACCCTGCTCCTGACCAACAGCACTGCCCTCTCCGGAGCCGGAGACGCGCTGTTCATCCGGGCCATGCCCTGGGTGATCCTCGCCCTGTTCGCCACCGGAGTGGCCACCGCCCTGGTATTCCGCTCACGCGACAGCGCCCGCTACGACGGCATCGGCAGCTTCACCAGCTTCCACGACTGA
- a CDS encoding type 1 glutamine amidotransferase encodes MAEESLQDTVLVLQHQNDAGPGNLASWLDGRSTAWQLVDVSAQPLPPVVPRRALVVLGSRESVYDDTVPWLAAETAFVEATIATGTPVLGLCFGAQLLASVLGGTVSRAPNAERGWIDVIATPQAVGPAAGEPEEAALAGQWFAWHQDHIQPPPGSVVLARSDRCVQGFSAGRHLGVQFHPEVTLDQVGSWLAQDRRRRQLHQADGDAEQLLHATRRLEPHAASAAAQLYQAFFRS; translated from the coding sequence ATGGCTGAGGAATCGCTCCAGGACACCGTTCTGGTCCTGCAGCATCAGAACGACGCCGGTCCGGGCAACCTCGCCTCGTGGCTGGACGGCCGGAGCACAGCCTGGCAACTGGTGGATGTCTCCGCCCAGCCGCTGCCCCCGGTGGTGCCCCGGCGGGCGCTGGTCGTCCTGGGCAGCCGCGAGTCCGTATACGACGACACGGTGCCGTGGCTGGCCGCCGAGACCGCCTTCGTCGAAGCCACCATCGCCACCGGCACCCCCGTTCTGGGCCTGTGCTTCGGCGCCCAGCTGCTGGCGAGCGTGCTCGGCGGCACCGTGAGCAGGGCTCCGAACGCGGAACGCGGATGGATCGACGTCATTGCCACGCCGCAGGCCGTCGGCCCGGCGGCCGGCGAACCAGAGGAGGCGGCGCTGGCGGGGCAGTGGTTCGCGTGGCACCAGGACCACATTCAGCCGCCCCCCGGCAGTGTCGTCCTGGCCCGGTCCGACCGATGCGTCCAGGGCTTCTCCGCCGGGCGGCACCTGGGCGTGCAGTTCCACCCCGAGGTCACCCTCGACCAGGTCGGCAGCTGGCTGGCCCAGGACCGGCGCCGCCGCCAGCTCCACCAAGCGGACGGCGACGCAGAACAGCTTCTGCACGCCACACGCCGCCTGGAGCCGCATGCGGCATCGGCGGCGGCACAGCTGTACCAGGCGTTCTTCCGCTCCTGA
- a CDS encoding carbon-nitrogen hydrolase family protein — MTEHDSSAAPLQVIGEHRLADARPGSTVTVAGAQLGGPWLDVEARMDRVVQAAELAAAEGCDLLAFPETYVSGYPFWLTRTQGARFNDPAQKACYAYYLDAAIEIGGPQHRRLEELSGDLGLTLLVGVTERGQGNGHGSAYCSLLTISPKEGLVGHHRKLVPTFDERLVWGYGDGAGLRTTRVGAARVGGLNCWENWMPQARQALYAEGEDIHIGLWPGSSALTGDITRFVAMEGRVFSLAVGGLLRQGDIPDDFPLAEELRAHSPQTPFNGGSGLAGPDGSWLIAPVVDREGLIVADLPLGRVAEERLTFDPTGHYSRPDVFGSTVRRERLRAVSFADGPGPTDDGTAGR, encoded by the coding sequence ATGACGGAGCACGACAGCTCGGCGGCTCCGCTGCAGGTGATCGGCGAGCACCGACTTGCCGATGCGCGGCCGGGATCCACGGTGACGGTGGCGGGGGCGCAACTGGGCGGGCCGTGGCTGGATGTCGAAGCCCGGATGGACCGCGTCGTGCAGGCTGCGGAGCTCGCGGCGGCCGAGGGCTGTGATCTGCTGGCATTCCCGGAGACGTATGTGTCCGGCTATCCGTTCTGGCTCACCCGGACCCAGGGGGCACGGTTCAACGACCCGGCGCAGAAGGCGTGTTACGCCTATTACCTGGATGCGGCGATCGAGATCGGCGGCCCGCAGCACCGGCGGCTGGAGGAATTGTCGGGCGACCTGGGACTGACGCTGCTGGTCGGGGTGACCGAGCGGGGGCAGGGGAACGGCCACGGCTCGGCGTACTGCTCGCTGCTGACGATCAGCCCGAAGGAGGGGCTGGTCGGACATCACCGCAAGTTGGTGCCGACCTTTGACGAGCGGCTGGTGTGGGGATACGGCGACGGCGCGGGACTGCGGACGACCCGGGTCGGTGCGGCGCGGGTGGGCGGGCTGAACTGCTGGGAGAACTGGATGCCGCAGGCCCGCCAGGCGCTGTACGCCGAAGGTGAGGACATCCACATCGGCCTGTGGCCGGGATCCAGCGCGCTGACCGGTGACATCACGCGGTTCGTGGCGATGGAGGGCCGGGTCTTCAGCCTGGCCGTCGGCGGACTGCTGCGCCAAGGTGACATCCCGGACGACTTCCCGCTGGCCGAGGAGCTGCGGGCGCACTCGCCGCAGACGCCCTTCAACGGCGGCTCGGGGCTGGCCGGACCGGACGGCTCCTGGCTGATCGCGCCGGTGGTGGACCGGGAAGGACTGATCGTCGCCGACCTCCCGCTCGGGCGGGTCGCGGAGGAGCGCCTGACCTTCGATCCTACCGGCCACTACAGCCGCCCCGACGTCTTCGGCAGCACGGTGCGGCGTGAGCGGCTGCGGGCGGTGTCCTTCGCCGACGGCCCCGGGCCGACGGACGACGGCACCGCGGGGAGGTGA